The Streptomyces sp. DH-12 genome has a window encoding:
- a CDS encoding 4-hydroxy-3-methylbut-2-enyl diphosphate reductase: MGRMTASTGRRVLLAAPRGYCAGVDRAVIAVEKALEQYGAPVYVRHEIVHNKYVVQTLEKKGAIFVERTEEVPPGNIVMFSAHGVAPVVHEEAQRGRLATIDATCPLVTKVHKEAVRFANENYDILLIGHEGHEEVIGTSGEAPDHIQLVDGPGDVEKVEVRDPSKVVWLSQTTLSVDETMETVDALKEKFPQLLSPPSDDICYATQNRQLAVKQMGAEADLVIVVGSRNSSNSKRLVEVAKLAGAREAYLVDFADEIDEAWLEGVSTVGVTSGASVPEVLVEQVLEWLSQRGFEDVEIVKAAEESITFSLPKELRRDLREEAAALAAERGGAGSEG, translated from the coding sequence ATGGGACGCATGACCGCTTCGACTGGCCGCCGTGTCCTGCTCGCCGCCCCCCGGGGCTACTGCGCGGGGGTGGACCGCGCCGTGATCGCCGTCGAGAAGGCCCTGGAGCAGTACGGGGCTCCCGTCTACGTCCGGCACGAGATCGTGCACAACAAGTACGTCGTGCAGACCCTGGAGAAGAAGGGCGCGATCTTCGTCGAGCGGACGGAGGAGGTGCCCCCGGGCAACATCGTGATGTTCTCCGCGCACGGCGTCGCCCCGGTCGTCCACGAGGAGGCCCAGCGCGGCCGGCTCGCCACCATCGACGCCACCTGCCCGCTGGTCACCAAGGTCCACAAGGAAGCGGTCCGCTTCGCCAACGAGAACTACGACATCCTCCTGATCGGGCACGAGGGCCACGAGGAGGTCATCGGCACCTCCGGCGAGGCCCCCGACCACATCCAGCTGGTCGACGGCCCCGGCGACGTGGAGAAGGTCGAGGTCCGCGACCCGTCGAAGGTCGTCTGGCTCTCCCAGACCACGCTCAGCGTCGACGAGACCATGGAGACCGTCGACGCCCTGAAGGAGAAGTTCCCCCAGCTCCTCTCCCCGCCGAGCGACGACATCTGCTACGCCACGCAGAACCGCCAGCTCGCGGTGAAGCAGATGGGCGCCGAGGCCGACCTGGTCATCGTGGTCGGCTCCCGCAACTCCTCCAACTCCAAGCGGCTGGTCGAGGTCGCCAAGCTGGCCGGCGCCCGCGAGGCCTACCTGGTGGACTTCGCCGACGAGATCGACGAGGCCTGGCTGGAGGGCGTCTCCACGGTCGGCGTCACCTCGGGCGCCTCGGTGCCGGAGGTGCTGGTCGAGCAGGTCCTGGAGTGGCTGTCGCAGCGCGGCTTCGAGGACGTGGAGATCGTCAAGGCGGCCGAGGAGTCCATCACCTTCTCCCTGCCCAAGGAGCTCCGCCGCGACCTGCGCGAGGAGGCCGCCGCGCTGGCGGCCGAGCGCGGCGGCGCCGGCAGCGAGGGCTAG
- a CDS encoding malonic semialdehyde reductase: MSLLLDPAAQDLLFREARTANTFTDEPVTDEQVRAVYDLIKYGPTSMNQSPLRITLVRSPEARERLVRHMAEGNRAKTATAPLVAILSADNEFHEEMPHLFPHFPQAKDAVFGERPVREASAALNAALQAAYFIIGVRAAGLAAGPMTGLDFEGVRKEFLDDDHTPLMVVNIGRPGPDAWFPRSPRLEYEQVVTTV; encoded by the coding sequence ATGTCTCTCCTTCTCGACCCCGCCGCCCAGGACCTGCTGTTCCGCGAGGCGCGCACCGCCAACACGTTCACCGACGAGCCGGTGACCGACGAGCAGGTCCGGGCGGTCTACGACCTGATCAAGTACGGCCCCACGTCCATGAACCAGTCGCCGCTGCGCATCACGCTGGTCCGCTCCCCCGAGGCCCGCGAGCGCCTGGTGCGGCACATGGCCGAGGGCAACCGGGCCAAGACGGCCACCGCGCCGCTCGTCGCGATCCTCTCCGCGGACAACGAGTTCCACGAGGAGATGCCGCACCTCTTCCCGCACTTCCCGCAGGCCAAGGACGCCGTCTTCGGCGAGCGTCCGGTCCGGGAGGCCTCCGCCGCGCTGAACGCCGCCCTCCAGGCCGCGTACTTCATCATCGGCGTCCGGGCCGCCGGTCTGGCCGCCGGCCCGATGACCGGCCTCGACTTCGAGGGCGTGCGCAAGGAGTTCCTGGACGACGACCACACCCCGCTGATGGTCGTGAACATCGGCCGCCCCGGCCCCGACGCCTGGTTCCCGCGCAGCCCGCGCCTGGAGTACGAGCAGGTCGTCACCACCGTCTGA
- a CDS encoding exodeoxyribonuclease VII small subunit: MTGKTEQTAAAEALGYEQARDELIEVVRRLEAGGTTLEESLALWERGEELAKVCRRRLDGARARLDAALAEEEQAGAAEEN, encoded by the coding sequence ATGACCGGGAAGACGGAGCAGACGGCGGCGGCCGAGGCGCTCGGCTACGAGCAGGCGCGGGACGAGCTGATCGAGGTCGTACGCCGTCTGGAGGCGGGCGGTACGACGCTGGAGGAGTCGCTCGCGCTCTGGGAGCGGGGCGAGGAGCTGGCCAAGGTGTGCCGGCGCCGGCTGGACGGGGCGCGGGCCCGGCTGGACGCGGCGCTCGCGGAGGAGGAGCAGGCCGGGGCCGCCGAGGAGAACTGA
- a CDS encoding GntR family transcriptional regulator, translated as MTFGEQPAYLRVAGDLRKKIVDGQLPPHTRLPSQARIREEYGVSDTVALEARKVLMAEGLVEGRSGSGTYVRERPVPRRVARSGFRPERGATPFRQEQADVGVRGTWESSSEQTDASASIAQRLGIDAGDRVMRTKYLFREAGEPMMLSTSWEPLALTGRTPVMLPEEGPLGGMGVVERMRAIDVIVDNVTEEVGARPGLAEELLLLGGVPGHVVLVIQRTYFASGRPVETADVVIPADRYRAAYHLPVK; from the coding sequence GTGACATTCGGTGAGCAGCCGGCGTACCTGCGCGTCGCGGGTGATCTCCGCAAGAAGATCGTCGACGGTCAGCTGCCGCCCCACACCCGGCTCCCCTCCCAGGCCCGCATCCGCGAGGAGTACGGCGTCTCGGACACGGTCGCGCTGGAGGCGCGCAAGGTGCTGATGGCCGAGGGGCTCGTCGAGGGCCGCTCGGGCTCGGGGACGTACGTGCGGGAGCGGCCCGTGCCGCGGCGGGTCGCCCGGTCCGGGTTCCGCCCGGAGCGCGGGGCGACGCCGTTCCGGCAGGAGCAGGCCGACGTCGGCGTGCGCGGCACCTGGGAGTCCAGCAGCGAGCAGACGGACGCCAGCGCGTCGATCGCCCAGCGGCTGGGCATCGACGCGGGGGACCGCGTGATGCGCACGAAGTACCTCTTCCGGGAGGCCGGCGAGCCGATGATGCTCTCCACGTCCTGGGAGCCGCTCGCCCTCACCGGGCGCACGCCCGTGATGCTGCCCGAGGAGGGCCCCCTGGGCGGTATGGGCGTCGTCGAGCGCATGCGCGCGATCGACGTCATCGTGGACAACGTCACGGAGGAGGTCGGCGCGCGTCCCGGCCTCGCGGAGGAGCTGCTGCTGCTCGGGGGCGTCCCCGGCCACGTCGTCCTGGTCATCCAGCGCACGTACTTCGCGTCGGGCCGCCCGGTGGAGACGGCGGATGTCGTCATCCCGGCGGACCGCTACAGGGCGGCGTACCACCTGCCGGTGAAGTAG
- the ychF gene encoding redox-regulated ATPase YchF: MSLTIGIVGLPNVGKSTLFNALTKNDVLAANYPFATIEPNVGVVGVPDPRLTKLAEIFGSQRILPATVDFVDIAGIVRGASEGEGLGNKFLANIRESDAICQVIRAFKDENVVHVDGKVSPKDDIETINTELILADLQTIEKVLPRLQKESRIKKDVAPKVKAVEEAKEILEKGDTLFSQGIVQNTERAELLHDLHLLTTKPFLYVFNVDEDELTDEDFKNEQRALVAPAEAIFLNAKLEADLAELEEDEALELLQSVGQEEPGLATLAHVGFRTLGLQTYLTAGPKESRAWTIKKGATAPEAAGVIHTDFQKGFIKAEVISFDDLVETGSVAEARAKGKARMEGKDYVMQDGDVVEFRFNV, encoded by the coding sequence GTGTCGCTCACGATCGGAATCGTCGGTCTGCCGAATGTCGGCAAGTCGACCCTGTTCAACGCCCTGACCAAGAACGACGTGCTGGCGGCCAACTACCCGTTCGCCACGATCGAGCCCAACGTGGGCGTCGTGGGCGTCCCCGACCCCCGGCTGACCAAGCTGGCGGAGATCTTCGGCTCGCAGCGGATCCTCCCGGCCACGGTCGACTTCGTCGACATCGCCGGCATCGTGCGCGGCGCGTCCGAGGGCGAGGGCCTGGGCAACAAGTTCCTCGCGAACATCCGCGAGTCCGACGCGATCTGCCAGGTCATCCGCGCCTTCAAGGACGAGAACGTCGTCCACGTCGACGGCAAGGTCTCGCCGAAGGACGACATCGAGACGATCAACACCGAGCTGATCCTCGCCGACCTGCAGACCATCGAGAAGGTCCTCCCGCGCCTGCAGAAGGAGTCGCGGATCAAGAAGGACGTCGCGCCCAAGGTCAAGGCGGTCGAGGAGGCCAAGGAGATCCTGGAGAAGGGCGACACGCTGTTCTCGCAGGGCATCGTCCAGAACACCGAGCGCGCGGAGCTCCTCCACGACCTGCACCTGCTCACCACCAAGCCGTTCCTCTACGTCTTCAACGTCGACGAGGACGAGCTGACCGACGAGGACTTCAAGAACGAGCAGCGCGCGCTGGTCGCCCCCGCCGAGGCGATCTTCCTCAACGCCAAGCTGGAGGCGGACCTCGCCGAGCTGGAGGAGGACGAGGCGCTCGAGCTGCTCCAGTCCGTCGGCCAGGAGGAGCCCGGCCTCGCCACCCTCGCGCACGTCGGCTTCCGCACCCTCGGCCTGCAGACCTACCTGACGGCCGGCCCCAAGGAGTCCCGCGCCTGGACCATCAAGAAGGGCGCCACCGCCCCCGAGGCCGCCGGTGTCATCCACACCGACTTCCAGAAGGGCTTCATCAAGGCGGAGGTCATCTCCTTCGACGACCTGGTCGAGACCGGCTCGGTCGCCGAGGCCCGCGCCAAGGGCAAGGCCCGCATGGAGGGCAAGGACTACGTCATGCAGGACGGGGACGTGGTGGAGTTCCGCTTCAACGTGTAG
- a CDS encoding DUF4245 domain-containing protein: MQKSARDMVLSLALIVLAAGVVWLFLPRTGGEPEVKRVDYRIDLLTARRAASYPVVAPEGLPKAWKPTSVRYRAAEDESWHLGFRTPDGEYAAVEQSVGKRTAFIEDKTQRAEPTGATQRIDGKTWTRYEGERYDALVLEDTPGSTTVVTGTASFGELTKMAEALRAE; encoded by the coding sequence ATGCAGAAGTCGGCCAGGGACATGGTCCTGTCCCTGGCGCTCATCGTGCTCGCGGCGGGAGTGGTGTGGCTGTTCCTCCCGCGCACGGGCGGTGAGCCCGAGGTCAAGCGCGTCGACTACCGCATCGATCTGCTGACCGCCCGCCGGGCCGCCTCCTACCCGGTGGTCGCCCCCGAGGGGCTGCCCAAGGCGTGGAAGCCCACCTCCGTGCGCTACCGCGCGGCCGAGGACGAGTCCTGGCACCTGGGCTTCCGCACCCCCGACGGCGAGTACGCGGCGGTCGAGCAGTCCGTCGGCAAGCGCACGGCGTTCATCGAGGACAAGACGCAGCGGGCCGAGCCGACCGGGGCGACCCAGCGGATCGACGGCAAGACCTGGACGCGCTACGAGGGCGAGCGCTACGACGCCCTGGTGCTGGAGGACACCCCGGGCTCGACGACCGTGGTGACCGGCACGGCGTCCTTCGGGGAGCTGACGAAGATGGCGGAGGCGCTGCGCGCGGAGTGA
- a CDS encoding (deoxy)nucleoside triphosphate pyrophosphohydrolase produces MSERIVVVGAALWHGGRLLAARRSAPAELAGLWELPGGKVEPGEAPDAAVVRELREELGVDAEAGERVPGQWPLRTPYVMQVWTARLRPGSAAPRPLQDHDELRWLAPDRVWDVDWIEHDVPAVRDTLTHFGSRDGV; encoded by the coding sequence ATGAGCGAGCGGATCGTGGTGGTCGGAGCCGCCCTGTGGCACGGGGGACGGCTCCTCGCCGCCCGCAGGAGCGCGCCCGCCGAACTGGCCGGGCTCTGGGAGCTGCCCGGCGGCAAGGTCGAACCGGGGGAGGCCCCGGACGCTGCCGTCGTCCGGGAGCTGCGCGAGGAACTCGGCGTCGACGCCGAGGCCGGGGAGCGCGTCCCGGGCCAGTGGCCGCTGCGGACGCCGTACGTCATGCAGGTGTGGACCGCGCGTCTGCGCCCCGGGTCCGCCGCCCCGCGCCCCCTCCAGGACCACGACGAGCTGCGATGGCTCGCCCCCGACCGTGTCTGGGACGTCGACTGGATCGAGCACGACGTGCCCGCCGTGCGGGACACCCTCACCCACTTCGGATCACGCGACGGCGTATGA
- the ppgK gene encoding polyphosphate--glucose phosphotransferase → MQIFGVDIGGSGIKGAPVDLDKGDLAQERCKVLTPHPATPDAVADGVKQVVDHFGWTGPVGVTFPGVVTDGTTIRTAANVDRGWIDTDARVLLGDRLGGLPVTVVNDADAAGIAEMHFGAGRHRKGTVIVLTFGTGIGSALFADGVLVPNTELGHLELEGHDAEKRASSKAREDHGLSWDEWACRVRKYLAHVEMLFSPELFVIGGGVSRKAHKFLPRIEGIKAEIVPAHLQNNAGIVGAAMRAATGV, encoded by the coding sequence ATGCAGATCTTCGGCGTGGACATCGGCGGATCCGGGATCAAGGGCGCCCCGGTCGACCTCGACAAGGGGGACCTGGCGCAGGAGCGCTGCAAGGTCCTCACTCCGCACCCGGCCACGCCGGACGCGGTGGCCGACGGGGTGAAGCAGGTCGTCGACCACTTCGGCTGGACCGGCCCGGTCGGCGTCACCTTCCCCGGCGTCGTCACCGACGGCACCACGATCCGCACGGCGGCCAACGTCGACAGGGGCTGGATCGACACCGACGCGCGCGTCCTGCTCGGCGACCGCCTGGGAGGCCTGCCGGTCACGGTGGTCAACGACGCGGACGCGGCCGGCATCGCCGAGATGCACTTCGGCGCCGGCCGGCACCGCAAGGGCACGGTGATCGTGCTGACCTTCGGCACCGGCATCGGCAGCGCCCTGTTCGCGGATGGCGTCCTCGTCCCCAACACCGAGCTGGGGCACCTGGAGCTGGAGGGCCACGACGCGGAGAAGCGGGCGTCCAGCAAGGCCAGGGAGGACCACGGCCTGTCGTGGGACGAGTGGGCGTGCCGGGTGCGGAAGTACCTCGCCCACGTGGAGATGCTGTTCTCGCCCGAGCTGTTCGTGATCGGCGGCGGCGTCAGCCGCAAGGCGCACAAGTTCCTGCCGAGGATCGAGGGCATCAAGGCGGAGATCGTCCCGGCCCACCTGCAGAACAACGCGGGCATCGTGGGGGCGGCGATGCGGGCGGCGACGGGGGTGTAG
- a CDS encoding phosphatase PAP2 family protein: MVLWTAAGAATLGFLVALEIVARGYGFSGPITEQSREVVFAPESGPLLYGGLALTMVVLTWRQRLIALGVAAAVDVVFFLVRWALDAEMNFGNGALWVVLGCAVLGLTRRTGQERMLLLKGTGLGLLLVAGHKTGDTWLLITSETRPTVLDAYVAAADHALADPSWLAGRLVDATAPVSTGVLHVVYGQLPLAAALVGLYQLRRVAVERRFPAHHLVRTFLVIGLLGPAIYMIFPVVGPIFAYGTDGGAWATANLWPETLPPATDPQPIPFDGVTPRNCMPSLHTAWAVTLFVHTRDGSRAVRWAGAFWLAGTLAATLGFGYHYGADLLAGVVFALTIETAVRCSAHGWDRASVRLVALGTSVFAALLSAYRWLPVEMAARPWLFGPLLLLVTGGVIHAYVRTARGRDAKVSIPGPRSAPEAAGSREAAGPAEPVKPAETAESQETAGSPKSPESPESPDARPELV, translated from the coding sequence GTGGTCCTGTGGACCGCGGCGGGTGCGGCGACCCTGGGCTTCCTCGTCGCGCTGGAGATCGTGGCGCGCGGCTACGGCTTCTCGGGGCCGATCACCGAACAGTCGCGGGAGGTGGTCTTCGCCCCCGAGTCGGGTCCGCTGCTCTACGGCGGTCTGGCCCTGACGATGGTGGTGCTCACCTGGCGGCAGCGGCTGATCGCGCTGGGCGTCGCCGCCGCCGTGGACGTCGTCTTCTTCCTGGTCCGGTGGGCACTCGACGCCGAGATGAACTTCGGCAACGGCGCGCTGTGGGTGGTGCTCGGCTGTGCGGTCCTCGGCCTCACGCGCCGCACCGGGCAGGAACGGATGCTGCTGCTGAAGGGCACCGGTCTGGGCCTGCTGCTGGTGGCCGGCCACAAGACCGGTGACACCTGGCTGCTGATCACGTCGGAGACCCGGCCGACCGTCCTCGACGCCTACGTGGCGGCCGCGGACCACGCCCTGGCCGACCCGTCGTGGCTGGCCGGCCGCCTCGTGGACGCCACCGCGCCGGTCAGCACGGGCGTCCTGCACGTGGTCTACGGCCAACTCCCGCTGGCCGCCGCCCTCGTCGGCCTCTACCAGCTGCGCCGGGTCGCGGTGGAGCGCCGCTTCCCCGCCCACCACCTGGTGCGCACGTTCCTGGTGATCGGCCTGCTCGGCCCCGCGATCTACATGATCTTCCCGGTGGTCGGTCCGATCTTCGCGTACGGCACGGACGGCGGCGCCTGGGCGACGGCGAACCTCTGGCCGGAAACCCTGCCGCCGGCGACCGACCCGCAGCCGATCCCGTTCGACGGCGTCACCCCACGCAACTGCATGCCGAGCCTGCACACCGCGTGGGCGGTCACCCTGTTCGTCCACACCCGCGACGGCTCCCGGGCGGTGCGCTGGGCGGGCGCCTTCTGGCTGGCCGGCACCCTCGCCGCGACCCTGGGCTTCGGCTACCACTACGGCGCCGACCTGCTCGCCGGCGTGGTCTTCGCCCTGACGATCGAGACGGCGGTGCGGTGCTCCGCGCACGGCTGGGACCGCGCGAGCGTCCGCCTGGTCGCCCTCGGCACGAGCGTCTTCGCCGCGCTGCTGTCGGCGTACCGCTGGCTGCCGGTGGAAATGGCCGCCCGGCCCTGGCTGTTCGGCCCTCTCCTGCTGCTGGTGACGGGCGGGGTGATCCACGCGTACGTGCGGACGGCGCGGGGACGGGACGCGAAGGTGTCCATTCCCGGGCCTCGGTCCGCACCGGAGGCGGCGGGATCCCGGGAGGCGGCGGGGCCGGCCGAGCCGGTGAAGCCGGCGGAGACGGCCGAGTCACAGGAGACGGCCGGCTCCCCGAAGTCGCCTGAATCGCCCGAGTCGCCGGACGCACGGCCGGAACTGGTCTGA
- the xseA gene encoding exodeoxyribonuclease VII large subunit has translation MAVNTSADAPLPVGEVSRLIGGWIDRLGAVWVEGQITQLSRRPGAGVVFLTLRDPSYDVSVGVTCYRQVFDAVADVVSEGARVVVHCKPEWYAPRGQLSLRAAEIRPVGVGELLARLEQLKKSLAREGLFAPERKKPLPFLPRLVGLVCGRASAAERDVLENARHRWPAVRFEVRNVAVQGVHAVPQVVQAVRELDALDEVDVIVVARGGGSVEDLLPFSDEQLVRAVAACRTPVVSAIGHEPDSPLLDLVADLRASTPTDAAKKVVPDVGEEYERVRMLRDRARRCVGALLEREERGLAQALARPSLQDPHRMVDARAEEVTMLLDRGRRALRHQLDRADSELTHTHARVVALSPAATLKRGYAVLQREDGQAVRAPGEVEAGEVLRARVSAGEFTVRVDA, from the coding sequence ATGGCTGTGAACACGTCCGCGGACGCCCCCCTGCCGGTGGGAGAGGTGTCGCGGCTCATCGGCGGGTGGATCGACCGGCTCGGCGCGGTGTGGGTGGAGGGGCAGATCACCCAGCTGTCGCGGCGGCCGGGCGCGGGGGTGGTGTTCCTGACGCTGCGCGACCCCTCGTACGACGTCTCGGTGGGGGTGACCTGCTACCGGCAGGTGTTCGACGCCGTCGCGGACGTCGTGAGCGAGGGCGCGCGGGTGGTGGTCCACTGCAAGCCGGAGTGGTACGCGCCCCGGGGGCAGCTGTCGCTGCGGGCCGCCGAGATCCGGCCGGTGGGGGTCGGGGAGCTGCTGGCGCGGCTGGAGCAGCTGAAGAAGTCGCTGGCGCGCGAGGGACTGTTCGCGCCGGAGCGCAAGAAGCCGCTGCCGTTCCTGCCGCGGCTGGTCGGGCTGGTGTGCGGGCGCGCGTCGGCGGCCGAGCGGGACGTGCTGGAGAACGCGCGGCACCGCTGGCCGGCGGTCCGCTTCGAGGTGCGGAACGTCGCGGTGCAGGGGGTGCACGCGGTGCCGCAGGTGGTCCAGGCCGTGCGGGAGCTGGACGCGCTCGACGAGGTGGACGTGATCGTCGTGGCGCGGGGCGGGGGCAGCGTGGAGGACCTGCTGCCGTTCTCCGACGAGCAGCTGGTGCGGGCGGTGGCGGCCTGCCGTACGCCGGTCGTCTCGGCGATCGGGCACGAGCCGGACAGCCCGCTGCTGGACCTGGTCGCCGATCTGCGCGCCTCCACGCCGACCGACGCCGCCAAGAAGGTGGTGCCGGACGTGGGCGAGGAGTACGAGCGGGTGCGGATGCTGCGGGACCGCGCGCGCCGCTGTGTGGGCGCCCTGCTGGAGCGGGAGGAGCGGGGGCTGGCGCAGGCGCTGGCCCGGCCGTCGCTCCAGGATCCGCACCGGATGGTCGACGCGCGGGCCGAGGAGGTCACGATGCTGCTGGACCGGGGCCGGCGGGCGCTGCGCCACCAGCTGGACCGGGCCGACTCCGAGCTGACGCACACGCACGCGCGCGTGGTGGCCCTCTCCCCCGCCGCCACGCTGAAGCGCGGGTACGCGGTGCTGCAGCGGGAGGACGGGCAGGCGGTGCGCGCTCCCGGTGAGGTGGAGGCGGGCGAGGTGCTGCGGGCGCGGGTGTCCGCGGGTGAGTTCACGGTACGGGTCGATGCATGA
- a CDS encoding DUF4190 domain-containing protein: protein MRVVSIHPPAGPQHEGGAQPPHLPHQGTPGPAPYFLYGPYGPRPPVPVNGVAIAALVLGVLCFLPAVGLVLGLIALRQIKRRGERGRGMAVAGVALSSLGLALWTVSLATGVAADVWEGFKDGARADSVLSLRKGDCFTSPGGLEGWTTEAARVPCADEHDGEVFALVTVPGSDFPGDDSLVELGEDRCYALRAAYVMDAWSLPEEVGVYYFVPSRQSWRYGDRSIACVLGREDGTRLTGSLRSDETTLDAHQLTYLEAAEVLNAALDEVPGSDHPDDDVSDDREWAGRVEEAVAEQARLLRAHEWPKEARGPVDELIVDLGKARVAWGRAASATDPDSYWIHEEEAWDATDPSLSVTVREALGLATSPPAYDEGGEQEPEAGEMQV from the coding sequence ATGCGCGTCGTGTCGATACATCCGCCCGCCGGGCCGCAGCACGAAGGCGGCGCCCAGCCGCCGCACCTCCCCCACCAGGGCACGCCCGGTCCCGCCCCGTACTTCCTCTACGGGCCGTACGGGCCCCGGCCGCCCGTCCCCGTCAACGGGGTCGCCATCGCGGCCCTGGTCCTCGGAGTGCTGTGCTTCCTGCCCGCCGTGGGGCTGGTGCTGGGGCTGATCGCGCTGCGGCAGATCAAACGGCGGGGGGAGCGCGGGCGGGGGATGGCGGTCGCCGGCGTCGCGCTGTCCTCGCTCGGGCTGGCGCTGTGGACGGTGTCGCTCGCCACCGGGGTCGCGGCGGACGTCTGGGAGGGCTTCAAGGACGGGGCACGCGCCGACAGCGTCCTGTCCCTGCGCAAGGGCGACTGCTTCACCTCGCCCGGCGGGCTGGAGGGCTGGACCACCGAGGCCGCCCGGGTGCCCTGCGCCGACGAGCACGACGGCGAGGTCTTCGCCCTCGTCACCGTCCCCGGGAGCGACTTCCCCGGCGACGACAGCCTCGTCGAGCTGGGCGAGGACCGCTGCTACGCACTGCGGGCCGCCTACGTCATGGACGCCTGGTCGCTGCCGGAGGAGGTCGGCGTCTACTACTTCGTCCCGTCCCGGCAGAGCTGGAGGTACGGCGACCGCTCCATCGCCTGTGTGCTCGGCCGCGAGGACGGGACCCGCCTCACCGGGTCGCTGCGCAGCGACGAGACCACTCTCGACGCCCATCAGCTCACCTACCTGGAGGCGGCCGAGGTGCTCAACGCCGCGCTGGACGAGGTGCCGGGGTCCGACCACCCCGACGACGACGTGAGCGACGACCGGGAGTGGGCCGGGCGGGTCGAGGAGGCCGTCGCGGAGCAGGCGCGGCTGCTGCGCGCGCACGAGTGGCCGAAGGAGGCGCGGGGACCGGTGGACGAGCTGATCGTGGACCTGGGCAAGGCGCGGGTCGCCTGGGGGCGGGCGGCGAGCGCCACCGACCCGGACTCCTACTGGATCCACGAGGAGGAGGCCTGGGACGCGACCGATCCGTCCCTTTCCGTCACCGTGCGCGAAGCCTTGGGGTTGGCCACCTCACCGCCCGCGTACGACGAGGGGGGCGAGCAGGAGCCGGAAGCCGGTGAGATGCAGGTGTGA
- a CDS encoding DUF6542 domain-containing protein, which produces MEQHRTRPAQHGPRGEPAPSPSAAPRTSRPPGPPLPPQAGRTTGGGAARSPRAQRPPRRRPAPPPAARRVPGPRLTGLGGGLFCGAVMLVLGLLTEVLFGASLTVYGVLFLPVCVLTALWVRDGDLLIAPVVVPIAFAVGLVPVADEGGGSTPDRLMGMVTGLATQAGWLYGGTLVAGVLVIARRVRRVRTANRRLAQERAGKAAS; this is translated from the coding sequence GTGGAGCAACACAGGACGCGACCCGCCCAGCACGGACCGCGAGGCGAGCCGGCGCCGAGCCCGTCGGCGGCCCCCCGCACGTCACGGCCGCCCGGGCCTCCGCTGCCCCCGCAGGCGGGGCGGACGACGGGCGGCGGGGCCGCCCGGTCCCCGCGCGCCCAGCGGCCCCCGCGACGCCGGCCCGCTCCCCCGCCCGCCGCGCGGCGCGTGCCCGGCCCCCGGCTCACCGGGCTGGGGGGCGGACTGTTCTGCGGGGCCGTGATGCTGGTGCTCGGGCTGCTCACGGAGGTGTTGTTCGGCGCCTCGCTGACCGTGTACGGGGTGCTGTTCCTGCCGGTGTGCGTGTTGACCGCGCTGTGGGTGCGCGACGGGGACCTGCTCATCGCGCCCGTGGTGGTGCCGATCGCCTTCGCCGTGGGGCTGGTGCCGGTCGCCGACGAGGGCGGCGGGAGCACGCCGGACCGGCTGATGGGCATGGTGACCGGCCTCGCCACCCAGGCCGGGTGGCTCTACGGCGGGACGCTGGTCGCGGGTGTGCTGGTGATCGCCCGCCGGGTGCGGCGGGTCCGCACGGCCAACCGGCGCCTCGCACAGGAGCGGGCAGGCAAGGCGGCCTCCTGA
- a CDS encoding DNA-binding protein, producing the protein MPGTLLLDSEGLSKLYRKDRTVVALVQAASEEGIRVATSAMTTLEADYERIHPARIKWVLSRIDVHDVTREVTDEAAALLRTHHLHGHKYAIDAALAVIARDAPPPVTVLTSDPEDLTLLCGPAVEIVKV; encoded by the coding sequence ATGCCCGGAACCCTGCTGCTCGACAGCGAAGGACTCTCCAAGCTCTACCGCAAGGACCGCACCGTCGTGGCTCTGGTCCAGGCGGCATCGGAGGAGGGCATCCGCGTGGCCACCAGCGCCATGACCACCCTTGAGGCCGATTACGAGCGGATCCACCCGGCCCGCATCAAGTGGGTTCTCTCCCGCATCGACGTTCACGACGTCACCAGGGAGGTCACCGACGAGGCCGCCGCCCTCCTTCGCACCCATCATCTCCACGGTCATAAATACGCCATCGACGCCGCCCTCGCCGTCATCGCCCGCGACGCGCCCCCGCCGGTCACCGTCCTCACTTCCGACCCCGAGGACCTGACGCTCCTCTGCGGTCCTGCCGTAGAGATCGTCAAGGTCTGA